A stretch of the Streptosporangium sp. NBC_01755 genome encodes the following:
- a CDS encoding FABP family protein, with protein sequence MDVPELHPDLEPIAFLVGVWEGAGVGGYPTIESFNFGQEIVFGHNGKPFLTYSSRTWLLDEAGEKVRPLATETGFWRQLPGRQLEVCLSHPTGIVEIYVGEVVFHKIELHTDVVARTATAKEYTGGHRLYGLVNGNLMWAYDMAAMGQPIQSHISAELKRVGDFVPDAG encoded by the coding sequence ATGGACGTTCCCGAACTGCATCCTGATCTTGAGCCGATCGCCTTCCTCGTGGGCGTGTGGGAAGGCGCCGGCGTCGGGGGATATCCGACGATCGAGAGTTTCAACTTCGGCCAGGAAATCGTCTTCGGCCACAACGGTAAGCCGTTCCTGACCTACAGCAGCCGCACCTGGCTGCTCGACGAGGCGGGGGAAAAGGTCCGCCCGCTGGCCACCGAGACCGGTTTCTGGCGTCAGCTTCCCGGGCGTCAGCTGGAGGTGTGCCTGTCACATCCCACGGGCATCGTGGAGATCTACGTCGGCGAGGTGGTATTCCACAAGATCGAGCTCCACACCGATGTGGTGGCCCGCACCGCCACCGCCAAGGAGTACACCGGAGGCCACCGGCTTTACGGCCTGGTCAACGGCAACCTGATGTGGGCGTACGACATGGCGGCCATGGGCCAGCCGATTCAGTCCCACATCTCGGCCGAGCTCAAGCGGGTCGGTGACTTCGTCCCCGACGCCGGGTGA
- a CDS encoding sugar phosphate nucleotidyltransferase: protein MTRLPQRPSCPAVVTAAGYGTRFQPFSTWVPKEMLPIGSEPALGHVITECLAAGADLVHVVTRPGDQIIPAYISGLREEGLPVRATPEDLSHGYGNAAPLLTLAQQLTDCDLFMVAFGDDVLLGGVPGADLAAMREQAGRGADFVIAAQLIDRADIGSFGIVDLAEPGGDRVSGIRQRPAPATVDEPLAVVSRLVLRPFVLHQLIARPQARGEVDLGLAVGEHAHTGDVRVRRLSADWVTVGEPRRYADALTRHWRDHAPPPTPLRATP, encoded by the coding sequence ATGACCCGCCTTCCTCAGCGCCCGTCGTGCCCGGCAGTGGTGACCGCAGCCGGGTACGGAACCCGATTTCAGCCGTTCAGCACCTGGGTTCCCAAGGAGATGCTGCCGATCGGCTCCGAACCCGCCCTCGGTCACGTCATCACCGAATGCCTGGCGGCCGGCGCGGACCTGGTCCACGTCGTCACCCGCCCCGGCGACCAGATCATCCCCGCCTACATCAGCGGCCTGCGCGAGGAAGGCCTCCCTGTGAGGGCAACCCCTGAGGACCTGTCCCACGGGTACGGCAACGCGGCCCCGCTGCTGACCCTCGCCCAGCAACTGACCGACTGTGACCTGTTCATGGTGGCGTTCGGTGACGATGTCCTCCTCGGCGGCGTCCCTGGCGCAGACCTGGCAGCCATGCGCGAGCAGGCCGGGCGGGGAGCGGACTTCGTCATCGCCGCCCAGCTCATCGACCGCGCCGACATCGGCTCGTTCGGAATCGTCGACCTGGCCGAACCCGGCGGGGACCGGGTCAGCGGGATCCGGCAGCGGCCCGCCCCGGCGACCGTCGACGAACCGCTCGCGGTGGTGTCCCGCCTGGTACTGCGCCCGTTCGTCCTCCACCAGCTCATCGCGCGCCCGCAAGCCCGCGGTGAGGTCGACCTCGGCCTCGCCGTCGGAGAACACGCCCATACCGGCGATGTACGTGTACGGAGACTTTCCGCCGACTGGGTTACCGTCGGAGAGCCCCGCCGCTACGCGGACGCGCTCACCCGTCACTGGCGCGACCACGCCCCGCCGCCGACGCCCCTGCGGGCAACGCCCTGA
- a CDS encoding type 1 glutamine amidotransferase produces MQSDSALRLVWIYPDLLSTYGDQGNVLVLEQRARRRGIPVETVHVRSADPVPESGDIYLIGGGEDRPQILASERLRRDGGLHRAIQRGAALLAVCAGYQIMGTTFGGEEGQPVDGIGLIDISSGRGEGRAVGELAGEADPALGIPTLTGFENHMGVTRLGPGIRPLARTAVGTGNGDGTEGCYTGKIVGTYLHGPALARNSGLADLLLTWAVGAQLPPIDDSWFERLREERLAAVLPG; encoded by the coding sequence GTGCAGTCTGACAGCGCCCTGCGCCTTGTTTGGATTTATCCGGACCTGTTGAGCACTTATGGCGACCAGGGCAACGTCCTGGTCCTGGAGCAGCGCGCCCGGCGCCGCGGCATCCCGGTCGAGACCGTGCATGTGCGCTCGGCCGACCCGGTCCCGGAGAGCGGTGACATCTACCTGATCGGCGGCGGCGAGGACCGGCCGCAGATCCTGGCTTCCGAGCGGCTCCGGCGTGACGGCGGCCTGCACCGGGCCATTCAGCGGGGCGCGGCCCTGCTGGCCGTGTGCGCGGGCTACCAGATCATGGGCACCACCTTCGGCGGCGAGGAGGGGCAGCCGGTCGACGGCATCGGCCTGATCGACATCTCCAGCGGCCGTGGCGAGGGCAGGGCCGTCGGCGAGCTGGCCGGGGAGGCGGACCCGGCACTCGGCATCCCGACGCTGACCGGCTTCGAGAACCACATGGGCGTCACCCGGCTCGGGCCCGGCATCCGGCCACTGGCGCGTACGGCGGTCGGCACGGGTAATGGCGACGGCACCGAGGGCTGCTACACCGGCAAGATCGTCGGAACCTACCTGCACGGTCCGGCGCTCGCCCGTAACTCCGGCCTCGCCGACCTGCTGCTCACCTGGGCGGTGGGCGCCCAGCTGCCGCCGATCGACGACTCCTGGTTCGAGCGCCTCCGCGAGGAGCGCCTGGCCGCGGTGCTGCCCGGCTGA
- a CDS encoding XRE family transcriptional regulator, with amino-acid sequence MATISRMRRAELSRRAQEIRRQGQRQQWPLQQIASAIVRELPQVLPLEAWRWALGWSRAQTISEIAEFYERTRIGESLLNASMLCKYEHGEITPGHDYTAALCAVYQADPAQLGLHHSTTLVPHMGGGSRAYRDGRALPRPRYTDGDSMTADHDNAILAALRDSVTLALEVEGPAGGPLALENLAAALAYYDVNYSAFPPGLLAIEVHRTRALVSGMLKLPQLDGARVELRRLAGWLSALVGNLAFHLSDYPAAAIHFATAARLGTAVGDNDLICWSLGAQAMTAYTGNRPVEALELAQQAYEYAETPLRRAQILAWGQLRSLAYLGESSRSDAALVMANAQRKLEADPDGERPGRFGFDRAELQLHLAETNLQLGDHAAARGHAETSRRSLPVGRPGWAAATLVLARAEAARGQLSDAAALGIEVLDVIPAPALRETSRVRLRDLNHDLFTVASPGVEAEDLQDRIRALPALMLVGRISDEPNGQRS; translated from the coding sequence ATGGCGACGATCAGTCGGATGCGGCGGGCTGAACTCTCACGCCGAGCCCAGGAGATCCGCCGGCAGGGGCAACGGCAGCAATGGCCGCTCCAGCAAATCGCCTCGGCGATCGTCCGTGAGCTGCCGCAGGTTCTGCCTTTGGAGGCGTGGCGGTGGGCGCTCGGCTGGTCGCGCGCCCAGACCATCAGCGAGATCGCGGAGTTCTACGAGCGGACTCGGATCGGCGAGTCGCTGCTGAACGCGAGCATGCTCTGCAAGTATGAGCACGGAGAGATCACCCCTGGTCACGACTACACAGCGGCCCTGTGCGCGGTGTATCAGGCAGACCCCGCCCAACTCGGCCTCCACCACAGCACCACGCTCGTACCGCATATGGGCGGTGGCAGCCGGGCATACCGTGACGGGCGAGCACTTCCGCGACCGAGATACACGGATGGGGATTCGATGACGGCCGATCACGACAACGCAATCCTGGCCGCCCTCCGCGACTCCGTCACCCTGGCCCTGGAAGTCGAAGGGCCCGCCGGGGGGCCGCTCGCTCTGGAGAATCTCGCCGCGGCCCTGGCCTACTACGACGTGAACTATTCGGCGTTCCCGCCCGGTCTCCTCGCGATCGAGGTGCATCGGACCCGGGCACTGGTCAGCGGCATGCTGAAGCTTCCCCAGCTCGACGGTGCCCGCGTCGAACTTCGGCGGCTCGCGGGCTGGCTATCGGCTCTGGTCGGCAACTTGGCGTTCCACCTGTCGGACTACCCGGCGGCGGCGATTCACTTCGCGACCGCCGCGCGGCTGGGCACCGCGGTCGGCGACAACGATCTGATCTGCTGGTCGCTTGGTGCTCAGGCGATGACCGCGTACACGGGCAACCGGCCCGTCGAAGCCCTGGAGCTGGCGCAGCAGGCATACGAGTACGCCGAGACCCCGCTCCGCCGCGCTCAGATCCTCGCCTGGGGGCAGTTGCGCTCCCTTGCCTACCTGGGAGAAAGCTCCCGGTCGGACGCCGCCCTGGTGATGGCCAACGCTCAACGAAAGCTGGAGGCCGACCCGGACGGCGAACGTCCGGGTCGGTTCGGTTTCGACCGCGCCGAACTCCAGTTGCATCTGGCCGAGACGAACCTTCAACTCGGCGACCACGCTGCCGCCCGCGGCCACGCTGAGACCTCGCGACGGTCCCTTCCCGTCGGTCGGCCCGGCTGGGCCGCCGCCACGCTCGTCCTCGCACGCGCGGAGGCTGCCCGCGGCCAGCTCTCCGATGCCGCAGCACTTGGCATTGAGGTACTCGATGTGATTCCCGCACCGGCCTTGCGGGAGACCAGCCGTGTCAGGCTTCGCGACCTCAACCACGACTTGTTCACCGTCGCCAGCCCTGGCGTCGAGGCCGAAGACCTACAAGACCGCATTCGCGCCTTGCCGGCGCTCATGCTGGTCGGCCGGATCAGTGATGAGCCCAATGGTCAACGAAGCTGA
- a CDS encoding DsrE family protein, which produces MARSLVIKVTVGEDSPERCNQAFTVAAAALASGVPVSLWLTGESAWFALPGRAKEFSLPHAAQLGDLLDAVLTGGRVTLCTQCAARRGITVDDLIEGIRIAGAPTFVEEVLGEGVQALVY; this is translated from the coding sequence ATGGCACGATCACTGGTGATCAAGGTTACCGTCGGCGAAGACTCACCCGAGCGCTGCAACCAGGCGTTCACGGTGGCCGCGGCGGCGTTGGCGAGCGGAGTCCCCGTCTCGCTCTGGCTGACCGGCGAGTCCGCGTGGTTCGCCCTCCCCGGACGGGCGAAGGAGTTCTCCCTCCCGCACGCCGCCCAGCTCGGCGACCTGCTCGACGCGGTGCTCACCGGCGGCAGGGTGACACTGTGCACGCAGTGCGCGGCCCGGCGGGGCATCACGGTCGACGATCTGATCGAGGGCATCCGCATCGCGGGCGCGCCCACATTCGTCGAGGAGGTCCTGGGCGAAGGCGTCCAGGCTCTCGTCTACTGA
- a CDS encoding MurT ligase domain-containing protein, producing MTQLPLRAQLATALGRTAATLSRVTGRGDGSVIGGRVSMLLEPDLLRKLARDRKLALVSATNGKTTTTRLITSALSELGDVATNAFGANMPAGHVSALSSAKHAPYGVLEVDEKYLPEVIDTTGAGVICLMNLSRDQMDRAGEIWLLAQKWRRALAGKNTHVIANADDPLVTWGASTAASVTWVSAGQPWKEDSWCCPECGGPLDRKGMEYVPPGSLGSGALSGAGENDWACRECTFRRPEPSWVLDDDAVIDPRGQRWVLDIQLPGRANRANAAIALATAEAFGLPVERALPRLREVRSVAGRYTTVERDGRHARLLLAKNPAGWLEAFDVLDSSLPVILSVNAQGPDGRDTSWLWDVDYRVLRGRPVFVTGERRLDLALRLDVADVPFQLAGSFEQALGAQPPGKVDVIANYTAFQQIRSEFGRAV from the coding sequence ATGACTCAGCTTCCGCTGCGGGCGCAGCTCGCCACCGCTCTCGGCCGGACGGCCGCGACCCTGTCCCGGGTCACCGGACGCGGAGACGGGTCAGTGATCGGAGGCCGGGTCAGCATGCTCCTGGAGCCCGACCTGCTGCGCAAGCTCGCCCGCGACCGCAAGCTCGCGCTGGTGAGCGCGACCAACGGCAAGACCACGACGACCCGTCTGATCACCTCCGCGCTGTCGGAGCTCGGCGACGTCGCCACCAACGCCTTCGGCGCCAACATGCCCGCCGGGCACGTCTCGGCGCTGTCGTCGGCCAAGCACGCCCCGTACGGGGTGCTTGAGGTCGATGAGAAGTACCTGCCCGAGGTGATCGACACCACCGGCGCCGGGGTCATCTGCCTGATGAACCTCAGCCGGGACCAGATGGACCGGGCGGGCGAGATCTGGCTGCTCGCCCAGAAGTGGCGGCGGGCGCTGGCCGGCAAGAACACCCACGTGATCGCCAATGCCGACGACCCGCTGGTGACCTGGGGCGCCTCCACCGCGGCCTCGGTCACCTGGGTGTCGGCCGGGCAGCCCTGGAAGGAGGACTCCTGGTGCTGCCCCGAGTGCGGCGGCCCCCTCGACCGCAAGGGCATGGAGTACGTTCCGCCGGGCAGCCTCGGCTCCGGTGCCCTCTCGGGAGCGGGGGAGAACGACTGGGCCTGCCGTGAGTGCACCTTCCGGCGGCCTGAGCCCTCCTGGGTGCTCGACGACGACGCGGTGATCGACCCGCGCGGGCAGCGCTGGGTGCTGGACATCCAGCTCCCCGGGCGCGCCAACCGGGCCAACGCGGCGATAGCGCTGGCCACCGCCGAGGCGTTCGGGCTGCCCGTCGAGCGGGCGCTGCCCCGCCTGCGCGAGGTCAGGTCGGTCGCCGGCCGCTACACCACCGTGGAGCGCGACGGGCGGCACGCCCGGCTGCTGCTGGCCAAGAACCCGGCCGGCTGGCTGGAGGCCTTCGACGTGCTCGACTCCTCGCTGCCGGTGATCCTCTCGGTCAACGCCCAGGGCCCCGACGGCCGCGACACCTCATGGTTGTGGGACGTCGACTACCGCGTGCTGCGCGGCAGGCCGGTCTTCGTGACCGGGGAGCGGCGGCTCGACCTCGCGCTCCGGCTGGACGTGGCGGATGTGCCGTTCCAGCTGGCCGGATCGTTCGAGCAGGCGCTCGGCGCACAGCCGCCGGGCAAGGTCGACGTGATCGCCAACTACACCGCCTTCCAGCAGATTCGATCGGAGTTCGGTCGTGCAGTCTGA
- a CDS encoding ATP-binding protein — MQPSVSRPPNALTGPWYRIQAITAPSRSSSAEWDFVTVLPAVLSTAQRNRPFVVGWLSRGSGAPLELITNAGPLTPPRPPRRAATEVEHAPGGPEPLLFPSGARGVRIGDEWLRDLSDLAWTVCPGRQAPPLGGRREPDADELRRPTLFESTLVTLMSRPFAWLVVAEQTDLLDAEVAHLRTQLNVLRQYGDASERSRYDAERAERRMQELDAFREAGLWNVRLLAGAAGPEELRQIAPVLVGSAEMSHHPYRLRSALSGPVHGFAEALTVTLQDPADGAAAPFAATAGALAALAGLPHREVPGVRVLDAGFFDVTSEADTAPGAPAVELGAILDGQDRPVGSFRVPLATLNRHAFVTGATGSGKSQTVRHLLEQLTGAGIPWLAIEPAKSEYASMGGRIEHLAPVTVINPSAPESVPFSVNPLAPEPGYPVQAHIDMVRALFMAAFDAEEPFPQIMSLALQRVYEANGWDVVTGWAAPGAAVRPAVPTLEQLQRHAMEVIKEIGYGREVQADVEGFISLRLRSLRVGSAGRFFEGGHPADIGDLLQRNVVLAIEDVANDEDKAFLMGTLIIRIVEHLRMRARKERSSGLKHVIVIEEAHRLLRDRGAGRASTHAVELLAGMLAEIRAYGEGIVVAEQIPTKLVSDVVKNTALKVIHRLPAEDDRRLVGAATNLSEEQSRQVVSLPPGVAAVFADGMDRPLRIQVPLGEDRERPVPGHTPPICGRRSAACGQECRNGRACTLVELREADLLAEAPEWAWLRIWTDTLVLAFCTNRPAPGVPRALADLWAELPARRRECLLATTAERCVGRRAWSLRTVSDPAKLTEQVAAIATRLLGPDRDPGERPGPAWVIPQVRWLHEVDRLFPHGQPAPNPRGSAPVMEYALFNRPAGGSELLGHRAKALRHHPLSMEVDRNRKLAWRVILGDDERESVERDILTVTIGVDPAERLRHVAQMMGAGWLESVLSWPHRFVLPFDADSQEPVELAFAEQ, encoded by the coding sequence ATGCAGCCAAGTGTGTCCCGTCCGCCCAATGCCCTGACCGGTCCCTGGTACAGAATCCAGGCGATCACGGCGCCCTCCCGTAGTTCCTCCGCCGAGTGGGACTTCGTCACGGTCCTGCCCGCCGTACTCTCCACGGCCCAGCGCAACCGGCCCTTCGTGGTCGGCTGGCTCTCGCGGGGGTCCGGCGCTCCGCTGGAGCTGATCACCAACGCGGGGCCGCTGACCCCGCCGCGCCCACCCCGCAGGGCCGCCACCGAGGTCGAGCACGCCCCCGGCGGTCCCGAGCCGCTGCTCTTTCCCAGCGGCGCCCGCGGTGTCCGGATCGGTGACGAGTGGCTCCGCGACCTGTCCGACCTGGCCTGGACCGTCTGCCCCGGCCGGCAGGCTCCGCCGCTCGGCGGCCGTCGCGAGCCGGACGCCGACGAGCTCAGGCGCCCCACGCTTTTCGAGTCGACGCTGGTCACGCTCATGTCCCGGCCGTTCGCCTGGCTGGTGGTGGCCGAGCAGACCGATCTGCTGGACGCCGAGGTCGCGCACCTGCGTACCCAGCTCAACGTGCTGCGGCAGTACGGTGACGCCTCCGAGCGCTCCCGCTACGACGCGGAGCGGGCCGAGCGACGCATGCAGGAGCTGGACGCCTTCCGCGAGGCGGGACTCTGGAACGTCCGGTTGCTGGCCGGGGCCGCCGGGCCCGAGGAACTGCGCCAGATCGCGCCGGTGCTCGTCGGCTCCGCCGAGATGAGCCACCACCCCTACCGTCTGCGCAGTGCGCTGTCCGGTCCCGTACACGGTTTCGCCGAGGCGCTGACGGTGACCCTGCAGGATCCGGCGGACGGTGCCGCCGCCCCGTTCGCGGCCACCGCCGGGGCGCTCGCCGCTCTCGCCGGGCTGCCGCACCGGGAGGTGCCGGGGGTACGGGTGCTCGACGCGGGCTTCTTCGACGTGACCAGCGAGGCCGACACCGCGCCCGGCGCGCCAGCCGTCGAGCTCGGAGCCATCCTCGACGGCCAAGACAGGCCGGTCGGCTCGTTCAGGGTCCCGCTGGCCACCCTCAACCGGCACGCTTTCGTCACCGGCGCCACCGGCTCCGGCAAGTCCCAGACCGTCAGACACCTGCTGGAACAGCTCACCGGCGCGGGCATCCCGTGGCTGGCCATCGAACCCGCGAAGTCCGAGTACGCCTCGATGGGCGGCCGGATCGAGCACCTCGCCCCGGTGACCGTGATCAACCCGTCCGCCCCGGAGAGCGTGCCGTTCAGCGTCAACCCGCTCGCCCCCGAACCCGGCTATCCGGTCCAGGCCCACATCGACATGGTCAGGGCGCTGTTCATGGCGGCCTTCGACGCCGAGGAGCCGTTCCCGCAGATCATGTCGCTCGCCCTGCAACGGGTGTACGAGGCCAACGGGTGGGACGTGGTCACCGGCTGGGCCGCCCCCGGCGCCGCCGTGCGACCCGCTGTGCCGACCCTCGAACAGCTGCAGCGGCACGCGATGGAGGTGATCAAGGAGATCGGCTACGGACGGGAGGTCCAGGCCGATGTCGAGGGCTTCATCTCGCTGCGGCTGCGGTCGCTCCGGGTCGGCTCCGCCGGCCGGTTCTTCGAGGGCGGCCACCCCGCGGACATCGGCGACCTGCTCCAGCGCAACGTGGTGCTCGCGATCGAGGACGTCGCCAACGACGAGGACAAGGCGTTCCTGATGGGCACGCTGATCATCCGGATCGTGGAGCACCTGCGGATGCGGGCCAGGAAGGAGCGGAGCAGCGGGCTCAAGCACGTCATCGTGATCGAGGAGGCGCACCGGCTGCTCCGCGACCGGGGCGCCGGGCGGGCCAGCACGCACGCCGTCGAACTCCTGGCGGGCATGCTCGCCGAGATCCGCGCGTACGGGGAGGGCATCGTGGTCGCCGAGCAGATTCCCACGAAGCTGGTCTCCGACGTGGTGAAGAACACCGCGCTGAAGGTCATCCACAGGCTCCCCGCCGAGGACGACCGCCGGCTGGTCGGGGCGGCGACGAACCTGAGCGAGGAGCAGTCCCGGCAGGTCGTCTCGCTCCCGCCCGGCGTCGCCGCGGTCTTCGCCGACGGCATGGACCGGCCGCTCCGCATCCAGGTGCCGCTGGGCGAGGACCGCGAGCGCCCGGTCCCCGGCCACACGCCGCCCATCTGCGGCCGCCGTTCGGCGGCGTGCGGGCAGGAGTGCCGCAACGGCCGGGCGTGCACGCTGGTCGAGTTGCGCGAGGCGGACCTGCTCGCCGAGGCGCCCGAGTGGGCCTGGCTGCGGATCTGGACGGACACGCTGGTGCTGGCGTTCTGCACCAACAGGCCGGCGCCCGGGGTGCCCCGGGCGCTGGCCGACCTCTGGGCGGAGCTCCCGGCACGGCGGCGCGAATGCCTGCTGGCCACGACCGCCGAACGGTGCGTGGGCCGCCGCGCGTGGTCGTTGCGGACCGTCAGTGACCCGGCCAAGCTGACCGAGCAGGTCGCCGCGATCGCGACCAGGCTGCTCGGTCCCGACCGCGACCCCGGCGAGCGGCCGGGACCCGCCTGGGTCATCCCGCAGGTGCGGTGGCTGCATGAGGTGGACCGGCTCTTCCCGCACGGCCAGCCCGCGCCCAACCCGCGCGGCTCCGCGCCGGTCATGGAGTACGCCCTGTTCAACCGTCCCGCGGGCGGCTCCGAACTGCTCGGCCACCGGGCCAAGGCGCTCCGCCACCACCCGCTCTCCATGGAGGTGGACCGTAACCGGAAACTGGCCTGGCGGGTGATTCTCGGCGACGACGAGCGCGAGAGTGTGGAGCGCGACATCCTCACCGTCACCATCGGCGTCGACCCGGCCGAACGGCTCCGGCACGTGGCCCAGATGATGGGGGCAGGCTGGCTGGAGAGCGTGCTGTCGTGGCCGCACCGGTTCGTGCTGCCGTTCGACGCCGACTCGCAGGAACCCGTCGAACTCGCCTTCGCCGAGCAGTGA
- a CDS encoding NAD(P)-dependent oxidoreductase — protein MRGPEWDRLRELIDVHYDPAEHSPHPAADLARRLADTGARILITESDEVAGPVLDLPLLVVGCARGDAGNVDLGAAIDRGIPVVCAPGRDADAVAELTLALILAVTRRVAVGDREIRHGMVSYRRHRAWELAGRTVGLIGYGAVGHAVAWRMRGLGMRVMVYDPEAAEKRYGLDVLLAQADVVSVHAPASAGLLIGAVEFAAMRTGAIFVNTSDAVLHDMNALVGALKAGHLGGAALDRFAGDWLDPAHPLADMDNVVLTPHLGAGTYDTEINHTRMICEDIVRILGGERPLHCANPDFQG, from the coding sequence ATGCGAGGTCCGGAGTGGGACCGTCTGAGAGAGCTGATCGACGTCCACTACGACCCGGCTGAGCACAGTCCGCACCCGGCGGCCGACCTGGCCCGGCGGCTCGCGGACACCGGGGCGCGCATCCTCATCACCGAGTCCGACGAGGTCGCGGGCCCGGTGCTGGATCTTCCCCTGCTGGTGGTGGGCTGCGCCCGCGGCGACGCGGGGAACGTGGACCTCGGCGCGGCCATCGACAGGGGCATTCCCGTCGTCTGCGCCCCGGGGCGCGACGCCGACGCGGTGGCCGAGCTCACCCTCGCCCTGATCCTCGCGGTGACCCGCCGGGTTGCGGTCGGCGACCGGGAGATCCGCCACGGCATGGTCTCCTACCGGCGGCACCGCGCGTGGGAGCTCGCGGGCCGGACCGTCGGCCTGATCGGCTACGGGGCGGTCGGCCACGCGGTGGCCTGGCGAATGAGGGGGCTGGGCATGCGTGTCATGGTCTACGACCCCGAGGCGGCGGAGAAGCGGTACGGCCTCGACGTCCTGCTGGCCCAGGCCGACGTCGTCTCCGTACACGCTCCCGCGTCGGCGGGTCTGCTGATCGGCGCCGTGGAGTTCGCCGCGATGAGGACCGGAGCGATCTTCGTCAACACCTCCGACGCGGTCCTGCACGATATGAACGCCCTCGTCGGAGCGCTGAAGGCGGGCCATCTGGGCGGCGCGGCCCTCGACAGGTTCGCCGGGGACTGGCTCGACCCGGCCCATCCGCTCGCCGACATGGACAACGTGGTGCTCACCCCGCACCTGGGCGCGGGAACCTACGACACCGAGATCAACCACACCCGGATGATCTGCGAGGACATCGTCAGGATCCTCGGCGGGGAAAGGCCGCTGCACTGCGCCAACCCCGACTTCCAGGGATGA
- a CDS encoding DUF2470 domain-containing protein yields MSTPFTPEAVEAIKRHMNDDHADDALLICKGLGGQPEATSATTTGVDAEAIEFAAVVGGLEIPVRVPWSTTLTERAQVRTEVVRLYRDACAALGVPARGEH; encoded by the coding sequence ATGAGCACTCCCTTCACCCCCGAAGCGGTCGAGGCCATCAAGCGCCACATGAACGACGATCACGCTGACGACGCGCTACTGATCTGCAAGGGCCTCGGCGGACAGCCCGAGGCCACCAGTGCGACGACGACCGGTGTCGACGCCGAGGCGATCGAGTTCGCCGCCGTGGTCGGCGGGCTTGAGATTCCGGTCCGGGTCCCGTGGAGCACCACGCTGACCGAACGCGCGCAGGTCCGTACGGAGGTCGTCCGCCTCTATCGGGACGCCTGTGCGGCCCTCGGCGTCCCCGCCCGCGGCGAGCACTGA
- a CDS encoding NUDIX hydrolase, with the protein MLIDIYNDRNKHIGAEDKKVAHEKGLWHRTFSCLTVNPSTQTVLLQKKQPGRYAFDRPDHADFTVGGHYEAGESITDGVREIREELGLDVDYKELQPLGIRQTAVTLAPTWIEREFQYWHLLALPLGLEEIPLDDAEVSGLVQIGLHDAISLAAGDRTEAPARYLIRSREGREYQDATLTRDDLVPGYLDEDSDRLYLRLFIAAHRYLQGEHDRLFW; encoded by the coding sequence ATGCTCATCGACATTTACAACGACCGCAACAAGCACATCGGCGCCGAGGACAAGAAGGTCGCGCACGAGAAAGGGCTGTGGCATCGCACGTTCTCCTGCCTGACCGTCAACCCCTCCACCCAGACCGTGCTGCTCCAGAAGAAGCAGCCGGGCCGCTACGCCTTCGACCGGCCCGACCACGCCGATTTCACCGTCGGCGGCCACTACGAAGCCGGTGAGAGCATCACCGACGGCGTCCGGGAGATCCGGGAAGAACTCGGCCTCGACGTCGACTACAAGGAACTGCAGCCGCTGGGAATCCGCCAGACCGCCGTAACCCTGGCCCCGACATGGATCGAGCGCGAGTTCCAGTACTGGCACCTCCTGGCGCTGCCACTCGGCCTGGAGGAGATCCCACTCGACGACGCCGAGGTCTCCGGACTCGTACAGATCGGCCTCCATGACGCGATCTCGCTCGCGGCCGGCGACCGCACCGAGGCCCCCGCCCGCTACCTGATCCGGTCAAGGGAAGGCCGCGAATATCAGGACGCGACGCTGACCCGAGACGACCTCGTGCCCGGCTACCTCGACGAGGACTCCGATCGGCTCTACCTGCGGCTGTTCATCGCCGCGCACCGCTACCTGCAAGGCGAGCACGACCGCCTGTTCTGGTGA